From Sporosarcina sp. Te-1, the proteins below share one genomic window:
- a CDS encoding general stress protein — MVQRRVVGYYETEAEAVAAIEDLKRQGYNSNDISIISKDEEHIDNIEAETGTHAADGAATGAATGGVLGGLGGVLAGIGALAIPGVGPIIAAGPIVAGITGAAAGAGVGGLAGALIGMGIPEDEAERYNQYFDEGKILVLVDGEYTDFDHRAEYPDRPLV; from the coding sequence ATGGTACAAAGACGAGTAGTTGGTTATTATGAAACGGAAGCGGAAGCAGTGGCAGCTATCGAAGATTTAAAACGTCAAGGATACAATTCCAACGATATTTCAATCATCAGTAAAGACGAAGAGCATATCGACAATATTGAAGCAGAAACAGGAACACACGCTGCTGACGGAGCGGCAACGGGAGCGGCTACAGGTGGTGTGCTCGGTGGCTTAGGCGGTGTGTTGGCCGGAATCGGCGCCCTTGCTATCCCAGGTGTGGGTCCGATCATCGCAGCTGGCCCAATTGTAGCCGGCATTACAGGAGCTGCAGCCGGGGCGGGTGTCGGTGGACTTGCCGGTGCTTTAATCGGCATGGGAATCCCGGAAGATGAGGCAGAACGATATAATCAATATTTTGATGAAGGAAAAATCCTCGTGCTCGTTGATGGCGAATATACGGATTTTGACCACCGTGCAGAATATCCAGATCGTCCACTTGTATAA
- the ilvA gene encoding threonine ammonia-lyase IlvA, whose protein sequence is MVEQNDKKLVFVEDILIANQLLKDVVVHTPLQKNERLSEKYDCHVYIKREDLQHVRSFKLRGAYYKIKRIEEEAREKGIVCASAGNHAQGVAYACAHLQIHGKIYMPQTTPKQKINQVRMFGRNFVEIILIGDTFDDSSEKANECAIAEDRIFIHPFDDEDIIAGQGTVAVELMNDIEEPLDFVFASIGGGGLMSGLSTYIKNLSPRTRMIGAEPDGAASMKAAMERNEVITLETIDKFVDGAAVKCVGNKTFEICNRYVDDIVRVPEGKVCTSILELYNEHAIIAEPAGALPIAALDFYKDQIKGKSVVCVISGGNNDIGRMQEIKEKSLIHEGLLYYFIINFPQRAGALRQFLDKVLGPDDDITTFEYTKKNNKENGPGLVGIELKRKEDYPSLLERMRDNGFPFKEVNNDSTLFDLLI, encoded by the coding sequence ATGGTGGAACAAAACGATAAAAAGCTCGTCTTCGTGGAAGATATTTTGATTGCCAATCAACTCTTGAAAGATGTGGTAGTCCATACCCCTCTCCAAAAGAATGAACGGCTTTCCGAAAAATACGATTGCCATGTCTACATCAAGAGAGAAGACTTGCAACATGTCCGCTCCTTCAAATTGCGTGGTGCCTATTATAAGATCAAGCGAATCGAAGAAGAAGCCCGTGAGAAAGGGATCGTTTGTGCGAGTGCCGGCAATCATGCGCAAGGGGTCGCTTATGCATGTGCCCATCTGCAAATCCATGGAAAGATTTACATGCCGCAAACAACCCCGAAACAAAAGATCAACCAAGTGCGGATGTTCGGGCGGAACTTTGTGGAAATCATTTTGATTGGGGATACATTCGACGACTCGTCCGAAAAAGCAAATGAATGCGCGATCGCCGAGGATCGGATTTTTATTCATCCGTTCGATGACGAGGATATTATTGCGGGCCAAGGAACGGTGGCGGTAGAACTGATGAATGATATTGAGGAACCGCTGGACTTCGTGTTTGCCAGCATCGGCGGAGGCGGGCTCATGTCTGGATTGAGCACGTATATTAAAAATCTTTCCCCACGCACGAGAATGATTGGTGCTGAGCCAGACGGGGCCGCCAGCATGAAAGCTGCGATGGAACGGAATGAAGTGATCACACTTGAAACAATTGATAAATTTGTCGATGGTGCAGCGGTGAAATGTGTTGGCAACAAAACGTTTGAGATTTGTAATCGTTACGTCGATGATATCGTCCGCGTGCCTGAAGGCAAAGTATGTACTTCCATTTTGGAACTGTACAACGAGCACGCAATCATTGCAGAGCCTGCCGGTGCATTGCCCATTGCCGCGTTGGACTTTTATAAGGATCAGATCAAAGGCAAGTCAGTCGTCTGTGTGATCAGCGGCGGAAATAACGATATAGGGCGCATGCAGGAAATTAAGGAAAAATCGTTAATACACGAAGGATTGCTTTATTATTTCATCATCAACTTTCCGCAGCGTGCGGGTGCTTTGCGGCAATTCCTTGACAAAGTGTTGGGACCGGACGATGATATCACGACTTTTGAATATACAAAGAAGAACAATAAGGAGAACGGTCCCGGCCTTGTGGGAATCGAATTGAAACGGAAAGAGGATTATCCCAGCTTGTTGGAAAGGATGAGGGATAATGGTTTTCCGTTCAAGGAAGTGAATAATGACAGTACATTATTCGATCTGTTGATATGA
- the selD gene encoding selenide, water dikinase SelD — protein MKLERNDVKLTTLTTKGGCGCKIGPADLSQVLRTLPPAPFDENLLVGLETSDDAGVYKLTDDLAIVQTLDFFTPIVDDPYDFGQIAATNAISDVYAMGGKPMTALNIVAFPISKLDKGILTEILRGAADKLKEAGVTLVGGHSIDDQEPKFGLSVTGIVHPDHVKSNAGARPGDRLILTKPIGVGIYTTSLKHGALSEEEIRQVTAVMTMLNKTAAEVMAPYEVHATTDVTGFGLLGHATEMAKASDVGIRIDYEKVPVLPRTRELAEAGRIPGGTKNNYAHVEEEILFSEQMDQIDRYILCDAVTSGGLLISVSSDKAEDLLNDLRKNGVDAHMIGEITAENRKKIQVI, from the coding sequence ATGAAATTGGAAAGAAACGATGTGAAATTAACGACCCTCACTACCAAAGGGGGATGCGGATGCAAAATTGGGCCCGCAGATTTATCTCAAGTGCTTCGTACGCTCCCACCTGCCCCATTTGATGAAAATCTCCTCGTAGGTTTGGAAACGAGCGATGATGCAGGTGTTTATAAATTGACAGACGATCTTGCGATTGTGCAAACACTTGATTTTTTTACTCCGATTGTGGACGATCCATATGATTTCGGTCAAATTGCTGCTACAAACGCAATCAGTGATGTCTATGCAATGGGCGGGAAACCAATGACCGCTTTAAATATCGTGGCGTTTCCGATTTCCAAGTTAGACAAAGGAATTTTAACGGAAATCCTGAGAGGGGCTGCCGATAAATTGAAAGAGGCTGGCGTCACCCTTGTCGGCGGACACTCCATTGATGATCAAGAACCGAAATTTGGATTATCCGTTACCGGAATTGTCCATCCTGACCATGTGAAAAGCAACGCGGGTGCGCGACCCGGCGATCGTTTGATTCTAACTAAACCAATCGGCGTTGGCATCTACACGACTTCCTTGAAGCATGGCGCGCTAAGTGAAGAAGAAATCAGACAAGTGACGGCCGTCATGACAATGTTGAATAAAACAGCAGCAGAAGTGATGGCTCCCTATGAAGTCCATGCCACAACGGATGTAACAGGGTTCGGGTTATTAGGACATGCCACTGAAATGGCGAAAGCAAGCGATGTCGGGATTCGGATTGATTACGAGAAAGTTCCGGTTCTTCCTCGCACGAGAGAGCTTGCCGAAGCAGGACGGATTCCCGGTGGCACGAAAAATAATTATGCCCATGTAGAGGAAGAAATTCTGTTTTCAGAACAAATGGATCAGATCGACCGGTACATTTTATGCGATGCCGTGACATCTGGAGGGTTGCTCATTTCGGTAAGTTCTGATAAAGCGGAAGATCTGCTCAACGATTTGAGGAAAAATGGCGTAGACGCCCATATGATCGGAGAGATTACTGCGGAAAACCGTAAAAAGATACAAGTCATCTAA
- the mnmH gene encoding tRNA 2-selenouridine(34) synthase MnmH — MIRDISLEDLMIMQQRDRHTTVDVRSPKEFEESTIPGSLNIPVFNDEERAEIGTLYKQVSPEAAKERGLEIFSQKLPAFIKEFKEIEGPATVFCWRGGMRSKTAATVLELMGIHVNRLSGGIRSYRQWIVKELEKEEFTPELIVLDGYTGTGKTNILRQLDKLGLPILDIEKMAGHRGSIFGQIGLQPNNQKKFDSLLIHEMKRWKDEPFVMIEGESKRIGKVLLPPFLFNKKENGRHIIIHLPMEQRVQNILEDYEPWNSPVQFVEAFQLIKKRLKPSLAVEIEMLLEQQEFAQAIELLLINYYDPRYEHSTSIKPGEAIIIHASDVDDALAKVVEIYHTLTDKQQKTP, encoded by the coding sequence ATGATACGTGATATTTCGTTAGAAGATCTAATGATCATGCAGCAACGGGATCGGCATACAACCGTGGACGTTCGTTCCCCAAAAGAGTTCGAAGAGTCGACTATCCCTGGCAGCCTTAACATTCCGGTTTTTAATGATGAAGAACGAGCGGAAATCGGCACGCTCTATAAACAAGTAAGTCCCGAAGCGGCAAAAGAACGCGGACTGGAAATTTTCTCGCAGAAGCTGCCCGCTTTTATTAAGGAATTCAAGGAGATAGAAGGTCCAGCTACTGTATTCTGTTGGCGTGGCGGCATGAGAAGCAAGACAGCGGCCACTGTCTTGGAGTTGATGGGCATCCACGTCAACCGACTGAGCGGCGGAATCCGATCCTATCGCCAATGGATTGTGAAGGAATTGGAGAAAGAAGAGTTTACACCCGAATTGATCGTGTTAGACGGTTATACAGGTACAGGCAAGACGAACATCCTCCGGCAACTAGATAAGCTTGGACTGCCGATCCTTGACATTGAAAAAATGGCCGGCCACCGTGGCTCTATCTTTGGCCAGATCGGACTGCAACCAAACAATCAAAAGAAATTCGATTCCCTGCTTATCCATGAGATGAAACGGTGGAAGGATGAACCGTTCGTAATGATCGAAGGGGAAAGTAAACGAATTGGTAAAGTGCTGCTCCCTCCTTTCCTGTTCAATAAAAAAGAAAACGGACGGCATATTATCATCCATCTCCCGATGGAACAACGGGTACAGAACATTTTAGAGGATTACGAACCATGGAATTCGCCGGTTCAGTTTGTCGAAGCGTTCCAATTAATCAAGAAAAGACTGAAGCCGTCACTTGCTGTCGAAATCGAAATGCTATTGGAACAGCAGGAATTCGCTCAAGCTATTGAGCTGTTGCTCATCAATTACTACGATCCGCGCTATGAGCATTCCACTTCCATTAAACCAGGTGAAGCGATTATCATTCACGCAAGTGATGTGGACGATGCACTGGCTAAAGTGGTTGAGATTTATCATACATTGACGGATAAACAACAAAAAACGCCCTGA
- a CDS encoding DUF421 domain-containing protein, translating to MDYVINGFKLVIGLIAFMIVIRTLGKKHLAEMTPYDMIYLLMFGGILEETLYNPKISIWQFLFSLGVWVAAIYVIEKLVTKSNKVRILLKGEPDHLIVDGEINLKLMKKNQMEMEQLRTMLRQQGIFSLREVKDLFLEPGGDISINQYGKYKPVTCADLHIDKEEESPSVLLIDEGQIQYEVLHAIGKTEQWLRDEMEKESCSNPQEIIYCEWSKTDGFYIK from the coding sequence ATGGATTATGTAATTAATGGGTTCAAACTGGTCATCGGATTAATTGCATTCATGATTGTCATCCGGACACTTGGGAAGAAACATTTAGCTGAAATGACTCCATATGACATGATCTATTTATTAATGTTTGGAGGTATTTTGGAAGAAACATTGTATAATCCGAAGATATCGATTTGGCAATTTCTTTTCTCTTTAGGTGTCTGGGTCGCCGCCATCTATGTAATTGAGAAGCTTGTAACGAAATCGAATAAAGTGCGTATCCTACTTAAAGGGGAGCCCGATCATTTAATAGTGGATGGGGAAATCAATCTGAAATTGATGAAGAAAAACCAAATGGAAATGGAACAGCTGCGCACCATGCTTCGGCAACAAGGAATCTTTTCACTGCGAGAAGTGAAGGATCTCTTCCTTGAACCAGGCGGTGACATTTCCATCAATCAATATGGGAAATATAAACCGGTTACATGCGCAGACTTACATATCGACAAGGAAGAAGAATCACCAAGTGTACTGTTGATCGATGAAGGGCAGATTCAGTATGAGGTGCTGCATGCTATTGGCAAAACGGAACAATGGCTGCGTGATGAAATGGAAAAAGAGAGCTGTTCGAATCCGCAAGAGATCATCTATTGCGAATGGTCAAAGACAGACGGATTTTACATTAAATAA
- a CDS encoding NAD-dependent succinate-semialdehyde dehydrogenase, with translation METYPMLINGEKTGLTLPVIEVENPATREIIATVPRGGAKEATLAVDAAYAAFKGWSALTAYERSELLQRWYFLVQQFTDDLAKTMTEEQGKPLAEARGEIAYANGFISWYAEEAKRIYGETIPSSAPNKRIFVHKQPVGVAAVITPWNFPAAMITRKVAPALAAGCTVVIKPAEQTPLTAIKLAQLALDAGIPKGVINVVIGEAGAIGEAWQRDKRVTKLTFTGSTEVGKLLMRGAAETVKKISLELGGHAPVIVMDDCQMEKAVDGVIATKFRNAGQTCVCANRVYVHESIVGEFTKRLIQKVKELKVGNGLDEGVAIGPLIDQAAIAKVQAHVDDAKAKGANIEVGGTVKEGLFYEPTLLSGVTDDMLCMGEETFGPLMPIVTFKTEEEVIHRANDSDYGLAAYVFTENLTKGIRISEQLAYGVVGLNDGLPSTPQAPFGGFKQSGIGREGGHFGIEEYLEVKYISVGL, from the coding sequence ATGGAAACGTATCCTATGCTTATTAATGGTGAAAAGACAGGACTGACATTGCCGGTCATAGAAGTGGAAAACCCGGCCACCCGTGAAATTATCGCAACTGTCCCTCGGGGCGGGGCGAAGGAAGCGACGCTTGCTGTTGATGCAGCGTATGCTGCATTCAAAGGTTGGTCAGCATTGACAGCGTACGAACGAAGTGAATTGCTGCAGAGATGGTATTTTCTCGTTCAGCAGTTTACCGACGATCTGGCGAAAACGATGACAGAGGAGCAGGGCAAGCCGCTGGCAGAAGCACGCGGGGAAATCGCTTATGCCAACGGATTTATCTCCTGGTATGCAGAAGAAGCAAAACGAATCTATGGGGAAACAATTCCTTCCTCTGCTCCGAACAAACGCATATTTGTTCATAAACAACCTGTTGGCGTAGCGGCCGTTATTACACCTTGGAACTTTCCAGCTGCCATGATTACAAGAAAGGTGGCGCCTGCTCTAGCGGCGGGATGTACAGTCGTTATCAAACCGGCGGAACAAACGCCGCTTACGGCAATCAAGCTTGCGCAGTTGGCACTAGATGCAGGGATTCCAAAAGGTGTTATTAATGTTGTCATAGGGGAGGCCGGCGCAATAGGGGAAGCGTGGCAACGAGATAAGCGGGTCACTAAGCTGACATTCACAGGTTCGACGGAGGTTGGAAAATTGCTTATGCGTGGAGCGGCAGAAACCGTCAAGAAAATTTCACTCGAATTAGGCGGCCATGCACCGGTCATTGTGATGGACGATTGCCAGATGGAAAAAGCGGTGGACGGCGTTATCGCGACGAAATTTCGGAATGCCGGTCAAACTTGCGTTTGTGCAAACCGTGTATATGTCCACGAATCAATAGTTGGGGAGTTCACCAAACGTCTCATCCAAAAAGTGAAGGAATTGAAAGTGGGCAACGGATTAGATGAAGGCGTTGCGATTGGGCCTCTTATCGATCAAGCCGCCATTGCGAAAGTGCAAGCGCATGTCGATGATGCGAAAGCAAAAGGAGCAAATATCGAAGTGGGCGGTACGGTGAAGGAAGGATTATTTTATGAACCGACCCTCTTGAGCGGCGTAACAGATGATATGTTGTGCATGGGCGAAGAAACGTTTGGCCCGCTTATGCCGATTGTTACGTTCAAAACAGAGGAAGAAGTGATCCACAGAGCGAATGATTCCGATTATGGTCTGGCTGCCTATGTATTCACCGAAAACCTGACAAAAGGGATCCGGATTAGCGAACAACTCGCATATGGCGTTGTCGGCTTGAATGACGGTCTCCCGTCCACACCACAAGCTCCCTTTGGCGGATTCAAGCAAAGTGGAATTGGCAGGGAAGGCGGTCATTTTGGAATCGAAGAATATTTGGAAGTAAAGTATATTTCAGTTGGTTTGTAA
- the dacB gene encoding D-alanyl-D-alanine carboxypeptidase/D-alanyl-D-alanine-endopeptidase: MQRRILFVILSLAVTIGTVFIPIMDASEVQAASEYSNLEKSINGIMSDSRMKAVNSSVTVRKASTGEIIYQSDADKKITPASTLKLLTSAAALDTLGEEYRFTTEVLTDGTVSKGVLNGNLYVRGQGDPTLLKADLDQFSAQLKKQGITKITGNLIGDDYWFDNVRLSPSIDKSDETYYYAAQITGLTLSPNNDYDAGTVIVEAAPTKKGYKAKVKLTPETGILKVVNRTNTVPKGSKNTLSIKRQIGTNNIIISGNVPVGSSGKKEWVTVSNPTAYTLDVFKKSLASKGIKFAPSSVVRRGLSPADGQVLAAKKSMPLKDLMKPFMKLSNNTHAEILAKTMGRHTYGEGSWNAGLRVMREFADSIGLDSSAWRFEDASGMSHSNKVTSAQMTELLFLVRSAPWYASFIQGLPVAGANERFVGGTLRNRLTSPLVQGKVIAKTGSLNHVNSLAGYAETKDGETLIFSILTQDQKSSTISLIDKIATVIATSAH, translated from the coding sequence TTGCAACGTAGAATCTTGTTTGTCATCCTATCTTTGGCAGTCACAATCGGCACTGTGTTCATACCGATCATGGATGCATCTGAAGTCCAAGCTGCCAGTGAGTATTCAAATTTAGAAAAATCCATTAATGGAATCATGTCGGATAGCCGTATGAAGGCGGTCAACAGCAGTGTAACCGTGAGAAAAGCGTCTACGGGAGAAATCATCTATCAATCGGATGCGGATAAAAAAATTACGCCAGCATCTACGTTAAAATTATTAACTTCAGCCGCAGCTCTCGATACGCTAGGAGAAGAGTATCGGTTCACTACAGAAGTACTTACGGACGGAACAGTCTCAAAGGGTGTGTTAAACGGAAATCTGTATGTCCGAGGTCAAGGGGATCCAACATTATTAAAAGCTGATTTAGATCAGTTTTCTGCCCAACTAAAAAAACAAGGGATCACAAAAATTACAGGTAATCTTATAGGGGATGATTACTGGTTTGATAATGTCAGACTCTCCCCGAGTATTGATAAAAGTGACGAAACTTATTATTATGCGGCTCAAATTACAGGTTTGACACTCTCGCCAAATAATGATTATGATGCGGGCACGGTCATTGTCGAAGCCGCTCCAACAAAAAAAGGATATAAAGCGAAAGTGAAATTGACGCCGGAAACTGGAATTCTCAAAGTAGTCAATCGTACAAACACTGTCCCAAAAGGTTCAAAAAATACGTTGTCGATCAAACGTCAAATCGGTACAAACAACATTATTATTTCGGGAAATGTTCCCGTCGGCAGCTCAGGCAAAAAGGAGTGGGTGACTGTTTCGAATCCGACAGCGTACACGTTGGATGTCTTCAAAAAGTCGTTGGCTAGCAAAGGGATCAAATTTGCTCCATCCTCTGTAGTTAGACGGGGATTGTCTCCGGCAGATGGACAAGTCCTTGCTGCGAAGAAATCCATGCCACTAAAAGACCTGATGAAGCCATTCATGAAGCTGAGCAACAATACACACGCGGAAATTCTGGCGAAGACGATGGGACGTCATACGTACGGGGAGGGCAGCTGGAATGCAGGATTGCGTGTTATGCGGGAATTCGCGGATTCCATCGGACTCGATAGCTCTGCGTGGCGATTTGAAGATGCGTCCGGTATGTCACATTCCAATAAAGTGACTTCTGCACAAATGACGGAGCTTCTATTTCTCGTCCGTTCTGCACCATGGTACGCCAGTTTCATCCAAGGATTGCCGGTCGCCGGGGCAAATGAACGGTTTGTCGGGGGAACTTTACGCAATCGTTTGACGTCACCATTGGTCCAAGGAAAAGTAATTGCAAAAACTGGCAGCTTAAATCACGTAAACAGCTTAGCAGGCTATGCAGAGACTAAAGACGGAGAGACCTTGATTTTCAGCATTTTAACGCAAGATCAAAAATCGAGCACTATCTCGTTAATAGATAAGATTGCAACAGTTATCGCGACTTCCGCTCACTAG
- a CDS encoding CPBP family intramembrane glutamic endopeptidase, with amino-acid sequence MKPGKIDYAGRNENSFTRKNMICLFAMMIMVIISLSALWGRAIGGVSVLVGIIFFFMSGDSTRSVLKVKDIRMKLKRHIIWILLPLIMNVICISLAFLIVPQFIEHIGDRTEVMLSFDQMFLLILQLAILAIGEELAWRGFFQKQMGTWLPMIPTLILTSLLFTIGHFAVGPFWVVSYDLVFIFINSILYGYVFYRTNTIWISAISHFLANLFGIVLLSFLG; translated from the coding sequence GTGAAACCGGGAAAAATAGATTATGCAGGGAGAAATGAAAACAGCTTCACAAGAAAAAATATGATATGTTTGTTTGCAATGATGATCATGGTAATTATTTCTTTGTCTGCTCTTTGGGGAAGGGCTATTGGTGGAGTTTCTGTACTAGTCGGTATTATATTTTTCTTTATGAGTGGGGATTCTACTAGATCAGTTTTAAAAGTCAAAGACATTAGAATGAAGTTAAAGCGGCATATAATTTGGATTTTGTTACCTCTTATCATGAACGTTATCTGTATCTCATTGGCATTCTTGATTGTGCCGCAATTCATCGAACATATTGGGGATAGAACGGAGGTCATGCTGTCATTCGATCAGATGTTCCTTCTTATTCTTCAACTTGCCATCCTGGCGATAGGTGAGGAATTGGCTTGGCGGGGTTTTTTCCAAAAGCAAATGGGAACGTGGCTTCCGATGATCCCGACGCTAATTTTGACTTCTCTCCTTTTCACTATAGGGCATTTTGCAGTCGGTCCTTTTTGGGTTGTAAGTTATGATCTCGTTTTTATATTTATCAATAGCATCTTGTATGGATATGTATTTTATAGGACAAATACTATTTGGATTAGTGCAATTTCACACTTCCTAGCTAATTTATTTGGAATCGTTTTGCTTTCTTTTTTAGGATAA
- a CDS encoding purine/pyrimidine permease translates to MKHIAGGLQWAVFLIASSIAAPIAIGHVFGMDGAETALFIQRTMFVLGLACIVQATIGHRMPINEGPAGLWWGIFVVYAGMVGVLYSAKEDALQALQSGMMYSGVLFILLAVFGLVGKMKKLFTPAVTFTYLMLLILQLSGTFIKGMMGIENVGDAIDVRVVLGSVVIVVLMFIMMNHKVPWISRYSVLLAILIGWILFLAIGKAPSITTVSGKWIDLPDILVYGKPIWDGGMVVTAFFITLLLIANMMASIRVMENLLKQSFSIETKDRVKQGSIASGINHMLAGLFSAIGPVPISGSAGFVGATRMASLIPFIIGSTIVVVMTIFPAVMSTFAALPAPVAYAVTFAIFSKMVEMAFHELAADQHQQQAYKVAAIGLMIGVGLMFVPSDSFVQLPGLVAAILSNGLITGTIAAVVIEQFLLWKGGKATRFD, encoded by the coding sequence ATGAAACATATAGCCGGCGGGTTGCAATGGGCCGTTTTTCTCATTGCCTCTTCGATTGCCGCGCCAATCGCGATCGGTCATGTATTCGGTATGGACGGGGCAGAGACAGCCCTTTTTATCCAACGTACGATGTTTGTCCTCGGATTGGCTTGTATTGTGCAAGCGACGATTGGACATCGGATGCCGATTAATGAGGGACCTGCGGGATTGTGGTGGGGGATTTTTGTCGTCTACGCCGGAATGGTCGGCGTGTTGTATTCTGCCAAGGAAGATGCCTTACAGGCGTTGCAGAGCGGAATGATGTATAGCGGCGTCCTGTTTATCCTGCTTGCAGTCTTCGGACTTGTCGGGAAGATGAAAAAACTGTTTACCCCCGCCGTCACCTTTACTTATTTAATGCTGCTCATTTTACAATTGAGTGGTACGTTTATTAAAGGGATGATGGGCATTGAAAATGTAGGAGATGCGATTGATGTCCGAGTTGTCCTTGGAAGTGTTGTGATTGTGGTCCTCATGTTCATCATGATGAATCATAAAGTACCTTGGATTTCCCGTTATTCTGTTTTGCTTGCGATCCTGATTGGCTGGATACTTTTTTTAGCGATTGGAAAAGCTCCGTCCATCACGACGGTTTCTGGCAAATGGATTGACCTGCCCGACATTCTTGTTTACGGAAAGCCGATATGGGATGGCGGGATGGTCGTCACTGCATTTTTCATAACGTTGTTATTGATCGCAAACATGATGGCTTCCATACGGGTAATGGAAAACCTATTAAAGCAGTCGTTCTCAATTGAGACGAAAGATCGGGTCAAGCAAGGATCAATTGCTTCCGGGATTAATCATATGCTGGCTGGTTTGTTTTCGGCAATCGGTCCGGTCCCGATTTCCGGTTCTGCGGGGTTTGTCGGTGCCACTCGCATGGCCTCATTAATACCATTTATCATCGGAAGTACTATTGTCGTTGTTATGACAATTTTCCCGGCCGTTATGTCCACTTTTGCAGCATTGCCTGCTCCTGTTGCGTACGCTGTGACATTTGCCATCTTCTCTAAAATGGTAGAAATGGCTTTTCATGAACTGGCGGCCGATCAACACCAACAACAAGCATACAAAGTGGCTGCCATTGGTCTGATGATAGGTGTAGGTCTGATGTTTGTTCCGAGTGATAGCTTTGTCCAACTGCCGGGACTTGTTGCTGCCATCTTATCGAATGGCCTGATTACAGGTACCATTGCAGCGGTTGTAATTGAGCAATTTCTCTTGTGGAAGGGAGGGAAGGCAACTAGATTTGATTGA
- a CDS encoding S9 family peptidase, translated as MKKKYLVFLLIGLAVLTLAACGKEKGMENPKEGDGSLEAIEGTWDGAIEVPGQPLPITIAIDKKGGEISIPAQGLHDYALSKVELKGSELTMEMNLQGQKMTFQGGYTENELSGMFTQAGQQFPFTLVLRGPELGERFEVDVKGGKLSALLVEPQGDGPFPVMVIIAGSGPTDKDGNSEMTAGKNDSLKLIAQSLAEQGIASIRYDKRGIGDNRLLATKEEDVRMDDFIKDAAAFVDWAKEDSRFDKVGIIGHSEGSLVGMVAAQKAEADLFVSVAGIGRPMDVVLKEQLGEALPDELKKQAFDILERLKNGEVVKDVPQELAPVFRQSVQPYMMSMMAYNPVEQVKQLSIPVLVLNGDRDLQVTIADAEALHGAKPDSKLVIVPTMNHVLKESPENREENIATYTDPELPLAEGLMESIIPFIQEN; from the coding sequence ATGAAAAAGAAATACTTGGTCTTTCTGCTGATTGGCCTGGCCGTGTTAACGCTGGCTGCATGTGGAAAGGAAAAAGGAATGGAAAATCCAAAAGAGGGGGACGGTTCATTGGAAGCGATTGAAGGGACATGGGACGGAGCCATTGAGGTGCCGGGCCAACCATTGCCGATTACTATCGCGATTGATAAGAAAGGCGGCGAGATCAGCATTCCTGCACAAGGATTGCATGATTATGCTCTATCGAAAGTGGAGCTTAAGGGTTCCGAGCTCACGATGGAAATGAATCTGCAAGGGCAGAAAATGACATTTCAAGGCGGTTACACGGAAAATGAATTATCAGGAATGTTTACCCAAGCGGGTCAGCAATTTCCCTTTACTTTAGTGTTGCGCGGTCCGGAATTGGGCGAACGGTTTGAAGTCGATGTAAAAGGTGGAAAACTATCAGCCCTGCTAGTCGAACCGCAAGGGGATGGTCCGTTTCCGGTAATGGTTATTATCGCAGGGTCAGGCCCGACTGACAAAGACGGGAATTCGGAAATGACGGCAGGCAAAAATGACAGTCTCAAATTGATTGCCCAATCATTGGCAGAGCAAGGCATTGCCTCTATCCGCTATGATAAACGGGGAATAGGCGATAATCGTTTGCTTGCGACAAAAGAAGAGGACGTCCGAATGGATGATTTCATTAAGGACGCCGCGGCATTCGTGGATTGGGCGAAAGAAGATAGTCGTTTTGACAAAGTCGGCATTATCGGACATAGTGAAGGATCCTTAGTCGGAATGGTGGCTGCACAGAAGGCCGAGGCAGATCTTTTCGTCTCCGTGGCAGGCATTGGACGGCCAATGGATGTTGTATTGAAAGAGCAGCTGGGAGAAGCGCTGCCAGATGAATTGAAGAAACAAGCATTTGATATATTAGAGCGCTTGAAAAACGGCGAGGTTGTGAAGGATGTCCCGCAAGAACTTGCTCCGGTATTCAGACAATCTGTCCAGCCGTATATGATGTCCATGATGGCATATAACCCGGTGGAGCAAGTAAAGCAGCTGTCTATACCGGTACTCGTCTTGAATGGGGATCGGGATCTCCAAGTCACGATCGCGGATGCTGAAGCGCTGCATGGGGCGAAGCCGGACTCGAAACTTGTCATTGTCCCGACTATGAATCATGTTTTAAAAGAGTCACCCGAAAACCGGGAAGAAAACATTGCGACCTATACGGATCCTGAACTGCCGTTAGCGGAAGGGTTGATGGAGTCGATCATTCCGTTCATTCAGGAGAACTAA